In Rubrobacter radiotolerans DSM 5868, a genomic segment contains:
- a CDS encoding ATP-binding protein, producing MKGGKVKGVLGRAGSSLRRVGHALSPAGGAGGLRGPGGPRPEGSLGLKARVFIALVGISSVASLVIGLVLYYFAQTRLTEAENNLLEQRSRTANAGAIAFVEGLRDPEDQSFPAPNTYASELVQVVADPTGLGVVYLGPGGRPLAARDGLGESVSPERALERLGIPRSTIEQVQNSSGGEGRLLRSEDGYVALWPLAVGEAPPQGVMIYNAPQDELTRTLAFLRFGIVGAILTSVALGSLASYVMARQITRPLTQTRDAAIRIASGDYKTSVPVTGHDELGQVAKAVNYMAEEIEHYVGEIEEQKRRLEAVLEATPEALIATGPGGRITMANPAAEMLGVSRDSTGRTLYDLGVNKEVIECVRKAASEGFAVREIEDGNKTYWAYAARMASGVPAGTSRNGAPPNGDSPDGKVSEEPETILAVRDISEHRALERSKTAFVSDVSHELRTPLTTIQSAVGLLERAGSRLDPLEHRALELAEGELTRIRDMVEELLTLAQMDSWKYSLRLETASLVRVVENAERSVAAKAERYGIELGVHAEPEGAEVQCVCDAEKLYQVFINLLDNAIKYSDSGARVDVEISEDVAEVVVEVRDTGLGIPEEDLPHLFERFYRVDKNRSRATGGSGLGLAISKQIVEMHGGTIHVESELGAGSRFTVRLPKNPPNSSGYAV from the coding sequence ATGAAGGGCGGGAAGGTGAAGGGCGTTCTGGGAAGGGCAGGCTCCTCTCTCCGAAGGGTCGGACACGCCCTGAGCCCGGCCGGAGGCGCAGGAGGTCTCAGGGGACCCGGCGGTCCGCGTCCGGAGGGGAGCCTCGGGTTGAAGGCCCGGGTGTTTATCGCGCTCGTCGGGATCTCCTCCGTTGCGAGCCTCGTTATCGGGCTCGTGCTCTACTACTTTGCCCAGACCCGCCTGACCGAGGCCGAGAACAACCTGCTAGAGCAGCGCTCCCGAACGGCGAACGCCGGAGCGATAGCCTTTGTCGAGGGCCTGCGCGACCCGGAGGACCAGAGCTTTCCCGCTCCGAACACCTACGCCTCGGAGCTCGTGCAGGTCGTTGCCGACCCGACGGGACTCGGGGTCGTCTACCTCGGACCGGGGGGCAGGCCGCTCGCCGCGCGGGACGGGCTCGGGGAGTCGGTCTCCCCGGAGCGGGCGCTTGAGAGGCTGGGAATCCCCCGGAGCACGATCGAGCAGGTCCAGAACTCCTCCGGCGGTGAAGGGAGACTCCTCAGAAGCGAGGACGGCTACGTCGCGCTCTGGCCGCTCGCCGTAGGAGAAGCCCCTCCGCAGGGCGTCATGATCTACAACGCCCCTCAGGACGAGCTGACGCGGACGCTCGCTTTCCTGAGGTTCGGGATCGTAGGCGCGATCCTCACGAGCGTCGCCCTCGGGAGCCTCGCGAGCTACGTTATGGCGCGCCAGATCACCCGCCCCCTCACCCAGACGCGCGACGCGGCAATTCGCATCGCCTCCGGCGACTACAAGACCTCCGTCCCCGTGACGGGCCACGACGAGCTCGGACAGGTAGCCAAGGCGGTCAACTACATGGCCGAAGAGATAGAGCACTACGTCGGGGAGATCGAGGAACAGAAACGCCGCCTCGAAGCCGTCCTCGAAGCGACCCCCGAGGCCCTTATCGCGACCGGACCGGGGGGACGGATCACGATGGCGAACCCGGCGGCCGAGATGCTCGGCGTCTCCCGCGACTCGACCGGCCGGACCCTCTACGACCTCGGGGTGAACAAGGAGGTCATCGAGTGCGTCAGAAAGGCCGCCTCCGAAGGCTTCGCCGTGCGGGAGATCGAGGACGGCAACAAGACCTACTGGGCCTACGCCGCACGCATGGCCTCCGGCGTCCCGGCCGGGACCTCCCGGAACGGCGCTCCGCCGAACGGAGACTCCCCGGACGGGAAGGTCTCGGAGGAGCCGGAGACGATACTTGCTGTGCGGGACATAAGCGAGCACCGGGCGCTTGAGCGCTCCAAGACGGCGTTCGTCTCGGACGTCTCGCACGAGCTCAGGACGCCGCTCACGACGATCCAGAGCGCGGTCGGGCTCCTTGAGCGGGCCGGGAGCCGGCTCGACCCGCTGGAGCACCGGGCGCTTGAGCTTGCGGAAGGGGAGCTTACAAGGATCCGGGACATGGTCGAGGAGCTTCTCACGCTCGCGCAGATGGACTCCTGGAAGTACTCGCTGCGCCTTGAGACGGCGAGCCTCGTGCGCGTGGTCGAGAACGCGGAGCGGTCGGTGGCGGCGAAGGCCGAGCGCTACGGCATCGAGCTCGGCGTCCACGCCGAGCCGGAAGGGGCCGAGGTCCAGTGCGTCTGCGACGCCGAGAAGCTCTACCAGGTCTTTATCAACCTTCTGGACAACGCTATAAAGTACTCCGACTCGGGCGCGCGGGTCGACGTCGAGATCTCCGAGGACGTCGCTGAGGTCGTCGTCGAGGTCCGCGACACGGGGCTCGGCATCCCCGAGGAGGACCTCCCGCACCTCTTCGAGCGGTTCTACCGCGTGGACAAGAACCGCTCGCGCGCAACGGGCGGTTCGGGCCTCGGGCTCGCGATAAGCAAGCAGATCGTCGA
- a CDS encoding response regulator transcription factor, with protein MEETILLVDDDAALLEVTSIVLSSEGYRVVTAEDGVEALKVLGRDNFDLVVLDVMMPKMSGFEVLKEIREKSDVPVVLLTAKSQSVDKVVGLELGADDYITKPFDTKELLARIKAILRRFGRREGESQAGVVRLGGLELDQNGYTVSRDGEAVDLTPTEFRILALLMNRPGQAFTRAQISEAVSTSSHYLASRYIDVHISRLRGKVERDPSKPEIIQTVPSVGYRAARPKK; from the coding sequence GTGGAAGAGACTATCCTGCTGGTTGACGACGATGCGGCGCTTCTTGAGGTAACGTCTATTGTGCTGTCGAGCGAGGGTTACAGGGTCGTCACGGCCGAGGACGGGGTGGAGGCTCTGAAGGTTCTCGGGCGGGACAACTTCGACCTTGTCGTGCTGGACGTGATGATGCCGAAGATGAGCGGCTTTGAGGTTCTGAAGGAGATCCGGGAGAAGAGCGATGTCCCGGTGGTGCTGCTGACGGCGAAGAGCCAGTCGGTTGACAAGGTCGTGGGGCTCGAGCTCGGGGCGGACGACTACATAACGAAGCCGTTCGACACAAAGGAGCTTCTGGCGAGGATAAAGGCGATCCTCAGACGCTTCGGACGGCGCGAGGGCGAGAGTCAGGCCGGAGTCGTGAGGCTCGGGGGGCTGGAGCTGGACCAGAACGGCTACACCGTCAGCCGCGACGGCGAGGCGGTGGACCTGACGCCGACGGAGTTCAGGATCCTGGCCCTCCTGATGAACCGACCCGGCCAGGCGTTCACCCGGGCGCAGATAAGCGAGGCGGTGTCGACAAGCTCGCACTACCTGGCGAGCCGCTACATCGACGTCCACATTAGCCGCCTGCGCGGGAAGGTGGAGCGCGACCCGTCCAAGCCGGAGATCATCCAGACCGTCCCGAGCGTCGGGTACCGGGCGGCCCGTCCAAAGAAGTAG
- the dnaK gene encoding molecular chaperone DnaK, which translates to MGKSIGIDLGTTNSCVAVLEGGDPVVITNSEGERTTPSVVAFDRKSGERLVGQLARRQAVTNPERTVYSIKRFMGMRYNDVKDERTSYNVSANASGDVQVKIEDKEYSPPEISAMILQKLKRDAEEYLGEEVTEAVITVPAYFEDAQRQATKDAGRIAGLNVKRIINEPTAAALAYGLDKEHDQTILVFDLGGGTFDVSILELGDGVFEVKATSGNNHLGGDDFDEKVVEWLVSEFKKSDGIDLSQDKMAFQRLLEAAEKAKRELSSTTSTSINLPFITADANGPKHLDLTLSRAQFDQLTADLVEATANPVRQAMRDAGLQQGEVDQVILVGGSTRIPAVQEKVREITGKDPHKGINPDEVVAIGAAIQAGVLAGEVKDVLLLDVTPLSLGIETKGGVMTKLIERNTTIPTRKAETFTTADDNQSSVEIKVYQGEREIAAYNKLIGNFQLVGIPPAPRGVPQIEVSFDIDANGIVNVGAKDLGTGKEQRITITASGGLSDADIEQMVRDAEAHADEDRRRREEADVRNNADSLVYGVERSLKDVDGKVDPNTKLEIEQAIKEAKEALAGNDIEEIKSKQEALMTASHKLSEVLYQQAQEQQQGAATDTRADEEDLVEDAEVIDEDDERRGDEGERR; encoded by the coding sequence GTGGGCAAGAGCATTGGGATAGACCTCGGGACGACGAACAGTTGTGTTGCGGTCCTTGAGGGCGGCGATCCGGTCGTCATCACGAACTCGGAGGGGGAGAGGACCACGCCGTCGGTCGTGGCGTTTGACCGGAAGAGCGGAGAGCGGCTCGTCGGGCAGCTTGCGCGGCGACAGGCGGTAACGAACCCGGAGCGGACGGTCTACTCGATCAAGCGCTTCATGGGGATGCGCTACAACGACGTGAAGGACGAGCGCACGAGCTACAACGTATCCGCCAACGCGAGCGGGGACGTCCAGGTCAAGATCGAGGACAAGGAGTACTCGCCGCCGGAGATCAGCGCGATGATCCTCCAGAAGCTTAAGCGCGACGCAGAGGAGTACCTGGGCGAGGAGGTGACCGAGGCAGTCATCACCGTCCCGGCCTACTTCGAGGACGCGCAGAGGCAGGCGACAAAGGACGCCGGGCGCATCGCCGGGCTGAACGTGAAGCGCATAATCAACGAGCCGACCGCCGCGGCGCTCGCCTACGGCCTCGACAAGGAGCACGACCAGACCATCCTCGTCTTCGACCTCGGAGGCGGCACGTTCGACGTGTCTATCCTCGAGCTCGGCGACGGCGTCTTCGAGGTGAAGGCCACGAGCGGCAACAACCACCTCGGCGGCGACGACTTCGACGAGAAGGTCGTCGAGTGGCTCGTGAGCGAGTTCAAGAAGTCCGACGGCATCGACCTCTCGCAGGACAAGATGGCCTTCCAGCGGCTCCTCGAAGCGGCCGAGAAGGCCAAGCGCGAGCTTTCCTCGACGACGAGCACCTCCATCAACCTCCCCTTCATCACCGCCGACGCAAACGGTCCGAAGCACCTCGACCTGACGCTCAGCCGGGCGCAGTTCGACCAGCTCACCGCCGACCTCGTCGAGGCGACGGCGAACCCGGTGCGCCAGGCGATGCGCGATGCCGGATTGCAGCAGGGTGAGGTCGATCAGGTCATCCTCGTCGGCGGCTCGACCCGTATCCCGGCCGTTCAGGAGAAGGTCCGGGAGATCACGGGCAAGGACCCGCACAAGGGCATCAACCCGGACGAGGTCGTCGCTATCGGCGCGGCTATTCAGGCCGGCGTCCTCGCCGGTGAGGTAAAGGACGTCCTTCTGCTCGACGTTACTCCGCTCTCCCTCGGTATCGAGACCAAGGGCGGCGTGATGACCAAGCTCATCGAGCGGAACACGACTATACCTACACGTAAGGCTGAGACTTTCACCACGGCCGACGACAACCAGTCTTCGGTAGAGATAAAGGTCTACCAGGGCGAGCGTGAGATTGCGGCGTACAACAAGCTTATCGGGAACTTCCAGCTCGTAGGCATCCCGCCCGCGCCGAGGGGTGTACCTCAGATCGAGGTTTCGTTCGATATCGACGCGAACGGCATCGTCAACGTTGGAGCGAAGGACCTCGGGACGGGCAAGGAGCAGAGGATCACGATCACGGCCTCCGGCGGTCTCTCGGATGCGGACATCGAGCAGATGGTCCGGGACGCCGAGGCGCACGCCGACGAGGACCGGCGTCGGCGGGAGGAGGCGGACGTCCGCAACAACGCCGACAGCCTCGTCTACGGGGTGGAGCGTTCGCTGAAGGACGTTGACGGCAAGGTCGACCCGAACACGAAGCTTGAGATCGAGCAGGCCATAAAGGAGGCGAAGGAGGCCCTCGCCGGCAACGACATCGAGGAGATAAAGAGCAAGCAGGAGGCTCTCATGACGGCCTCCCACAAGCTCTCCGAGGTTCTCTACCAGCAGGCCCAGGAGCAGCAGCAGGGCGCTGCGACCGACACCCGCGCCGACGAGGAGGACCTTGTCGAGGACGCCGAGGTCATCGACGAGGACGACGAGCGTCGCGGCGACGAGGGCGAGCGTCGGTAG
- a CDS encoding nucleotide exchange factor GrpE, with protein sequence MSDENRENRKAEEAREEVHEEASHDLPEEAPEPEPSAEEPPVEESLSAEGKESAGSVEEAAPEPEETPAVDEVPAAEDEELLGEESSEVEALRAELEAVQRERDEYLDSLRRLKAEFDNSRKRLERERERILQSASERMILALLPVLDNLDRALESEGDVREGVRATRDQLSTTLAEEGLEAVDSDGERFDPSLHEAVMSQPSEEHEEGIVVQTFERGYTLNGRSIRAAKVVVSQ encoded by the coding sequence TTGAGCGACGAGAACAGGGAGAACAGGAAAGCGGAAGAGGCGCGGGAGGAGGTGCATGAGGAGGCGTCGCACGACCTCCCGGAGGAAGCGCCCGAGCCGGAGCCTTCCGCAGAGGAGCCTCCGGTAGAGGAGAGCCTCTCGGCCGAGGGCAAGGAGTCTGCGGGATCGGTGGAAGAGGCTGCCCCGGAGCCTGAGGAGACCCCTGCGGTGGATGAGGTCCCGGCGGCCGAGGATGAGGAGCTTCTCGGCGAGGAGTCTTCCGAGGTCGAGGCGCTGCGGGCGGAGCTCGAGGCCGTGCAGCGCGAACGGGATGAGTACCTTGATTCGTTGCGCCGGCTGAAGGCCGAGTTCGACAACTCGCGCAAGCGACTCGAACGCGAGCGGGAGCGTATCCTGCAGAGCGCCTCGGAGCGCATGATCCTCGCTCTCCTTCCCGTGCTCGACAACCTCGATCGGGCGCTGGAGTCCGAGGGGGACGTCCGCGAGGGGGTCCGTGCGACGCGAGATCAGCTCTCGACTACGCTCGCCGAAGAAGGACTCGAGGCTGTTGACTCCGACGGAGAGCGTTTCGATCCCAGCCTGCACGAGGCGGTTATGAGCCAGCCCTCCGAGGAACACGAAGAGGGGATCGTAGTCCAGACCTTCGAGCGGGGCTACACCCTGAACGGCAGGTCCATCCGGGCGGCAAAGGTTGTAGTTTCACAATAG